Proteins encoded by one window of Cannabis sativa cultivar Pink pepper isolate KNU-18-1 chromosome 4, ASM2916894v1, whole genome shotgun sequence:
- the LOC115714423 gene encoding tubby-like F-box protein 5 isoform X2 — translation MSFRSIVRELREMKGGIGNMSKRVSEGKHWRSRTRSQTAIVPDEAAAAVPSSTPSIPQSQWANLPPELLLDILRRVEDSETSWPARAVVIFCASVCRSWRDIIIEIVKTPEQCGRITFPISLKQSGPRENPIQCFIRRDRATSTYYLYLGLVPSESERHKLLLAAKKIRRTTNTDFVISLVSDDFSRTSSKYVGKLRSNFLGTKFTIYDSESPCNAAPTVQPSNHSSRRFHSKHQSSRVPACNYSVGSISYELNVLRTRGPRRLHCVMHSIPGSCIKEGASTPTPIQKPLLHTTYNEQQFSSPLLSLKGKEPATEFSSTSLAKLPSSVQGDEEPLVLKNKAPRWHEQLQCWCLNFKGRVTVASVKNFQLVAAVNPSHNISEAEQERVILQFGKIGKDIFTMDYRYPLSAFQAFSICLSSFDTKPACE, via the exons ATGTCTTTTAGAAGCATAGTTCGTGAGCTTAGGGAAATGAAAGGTGGGATTGGGAACATGTCAAAAAGAGTAAGTGAAGGAAAGCATTGGAGAAGTAGAACAAGGTCACAAACTGCCATTGTTCCTGATGAAGCAGCAGCTGCAGTGCCATCCTCAACTCCTTCAATTCCTCAATCTCAGTGGGCAAATTTGCCACCTGAATTGCTTTTAGACATTTTGAGAAGAGTTGAGGATAGTGAAACTTCATGGCCAGCTAGAGCTGTTGTTATCTTTTGTGCCTCTGTTTGTAGGTCTTGGAGAGATATTATAATTGAGATTGTCAAAACTCCTGAGCAATGTGGAAGAATCACATTTCCAATCTCATTAAAACAG TCTGGTCCTCGTGAAAATCCAATACAATGCTTCATTAGAAGGGATAGAGCAACATCAACATATTATCTGTACTTGGGTCTGGTGCCTT CTGAGAGCGAGAGGCATAAGTTGTTGTTAGCTGCCAAAAAGATTAGAAGGACAACAAACACAGACTTTGTTATATCTTTGGTTTCAGATGATTTTTCCCGGACCAGCTCTAAATATGTTGGTAAATTAAG GTCCAATTTTTTGGGTACTAAGTTCACTATCTACGACAGCGAGTCACCGTGCAATGCTGCTCCTACAGTTCAACCGAGTAACCATTCGAGTAGAAGGTTCCATTCTAAGCACCAGTCTTCAAGAGTACCGGCTTGTAATTACAGTGTTGGGAGTATCTCTTATGAGCTTAATGTTCTTCGAACAAGAGGTCCGAGGAGATTACATTGTGTTATGCACTCGATTCCTGGCTCTTGTATTAAGGAGGGTGCTTCTACCCCAACACCGATACAAAAACCGTTATTGCATACCACCTATAACGAGCAGCAGTTTTCTTCTCCCTTACTGAGCTTAAAGGGAAAAGAGCCCGCCACAGAGTTCAGCTCCACTAGCTTGGCAAAGCTGCCATCGTCGGTTCAGGGTGATGAAGAGCCTCTAGTTCTGAAAAACAAGGCTCCAAGATGGCACGAGCAACTTCAATGTTGGTGCCTCAATTTCAAAGGACGTGTTACCGTGGCATCTGTCAAGAATTTTCAGCTAGTCGCAGCCGTTAATCCATCACACAACATATCAGAGGCAGAGCAAGAGAGGGTGATCCTGCAATTTGGAAAGATCGGAAAAGACATATTCACAATGGATTATCGTTATCCACTCTCTGCATTCCAAGCCTTTTCAATCTGTTTGAGTAGCTTTGACACTAAACCGGCGTGTGAATGA
- the LOC115714423 gene encoding tubby-like F-box protein 5 isoform X1 — translation MSFRSIVRELREMKGGIGNMSKRVSEGKHWRSRTRSQTAIVPDEAAAAVPSSTPSIPQSQWANLPPELLLDILRRVEDSETSWPARAVVIFCASVCRSWRDIIIEIVKTPEQCGRITFPISLKQSGPRENPIQCFIRRDRATSTYYLYLGLVPLLSKLIAESERHKLLLAAKKIRRTTNTDFVISLVSDDFSRTSSKYVGKLRSNFLGTKFTIYDSESPCNAAPTVQPSNHSSRRFHSKHQSSRVPACNYSVGSISYELNVLRTRGPRRLHCVMHSIPGSCIKEGASTPTPIQKPLLHTTYNEQQFSSPLLSLKGKEPATEFSSTSLAKLPSSVQGDEEPLVLKNKAPRWHEQLQCWCLNFKGRVTVASVKNFQLVAAVNPSHNISEAEQERVILQFGKIGKDIFTMDYRYPLSAFQAFSICLSSFDTKPACE, via the exons ATGTCTTTTAGAAGCATAGTTCGTGAGCTTAGGGAAATGAAAGGTGGGATTGGGAACATGTCAAAAAGAGTAAGTGAAGGAAAGCATTGGAGAAGTAGAACAAGGTCACAAACTGCCATTGTTCCTGATGAAGCAGCAGCTGCAGTGCCATCCTCAACTCCTTCAATTCCTCAATCTCAGTGGGCAAATTTGCCACCTGAATTGCTTTTAGACATTTTGAGAAGAGTTGAGGATAGTGAAACTTCATGGCCAGCTAGAGCTGTTGTTATCTTTTGTGCCTCTGTTTGTAGGTCTTGGAGAGATATTATAATTGAGATTGTCAAAACTCCTGAGCAATGTGGAAGAATCACATTTCCAATCTCATTAAAACAG TCTGGTCCTCGTGAAAATCCAATACAATGCTTCATTAGAAGGGATAGAGCAACATCAACATATTATCTGTACTTGGGTCTGGTGCCTT TGTTATCAAAATTGATAGCTGAGAGCGAGAGGCATAAGTTGTTGTTAGCTGCCAAAAAGATTAGAAGGACAACAAACACAGACTTTGTTATATCTTTGGTTTCAGATGATTTTTCCCGGACCAGCTCTAAATATGTTGGTAAATTAAG GTCCAATTTTTTGGGTACTAAGTTCACTATCTACGACAGCGAGTCACCGTGCAATGCTGCTCCTACAGTTCAACCGAGTAACCATTCGAGTAGAAGGTTCCATTCTAAGCACCAGTCTTCAAGAGTACCGGCTTGTAATTACAGTGTTGGGAGTATCTCTTATGAGCTTAATGTTCTTCGAACAAGAGGTCCGAGGAGATTACATTGTGTTATGCACTCGATTCCTGGCTCTTGTATTAAGGAGGGTGCTTCTACCCCAACACCGATACAAAAACCGTTATTGCATACCACCTATAACGAGCAGCAGTTTTCTTCTCCCTTACTGAGCTTAAAGGGAAAAGAGCCCGCCACAGAGTTCAGCTCCACTAGCTTGGCAAAGCTGCCATCGTCGGTTCAGGGTGATGAAGAGCCTCTAGTTCTGAAAAACAAGGCTCCAAGATGGCACGAGCAACTTCAATGTTGGTGCCTCAATTTCAAAGGACGTGTTACCGTGGCATCTGTCAAGAATTTTCAGCTAGTCGCAGCCGTTAATCCATCACACAACATATCAGAGGCAGAGCAAGAGAGGGTGATCCTGCAATTTGGAAAGATCGGAAAAGACATATTCACAATGGATTATCGTTATCCACTCTCTGCATTCCAAGCCTTTTCAATCTGTTTGAGTAGCTTTGACACTAAACCGGCGTGTGAATGA